A single genomic interval of Spirosoma taeanense harbors:
- a CDS encoding NAD(P)H-dependent oxidoreductase, translating into MNIALISASSRKNSNSLRFVKYMQTVLAESGQHEISIVDFEQYDIPFVGQGSVKKDTLTPFQQELINAWNSADLVFFALPEYNWTAPPQATNTIHQLGGPAFKHLFENKVFAMVGVSTGRGGRQPALDMTTVVSKIISFTNSYSIVSPKLYESHETEQNLDENGQFKGHAVYEHTAKAFADYTLNVAQRWLQPNLVEAK; encoded by the coding sequence ATGAACATCGCTTTAATCTCAGCCTCATCTCGTAAAAACAGCAACTCGCTGCGTTTCGTAAAATACATGCAAACTGTTTTGGCAGAGAGCGGCCAGCATGAAATTTCCATTGTTGATTTCGAACAGTACGATATTCCCTTTGTGGGGCAGGGCTCTGTCAAAAAGGATACCCTGACGCCTTTCCAGCAGGAACTCATTAACGCCTGGAATTCCGCTGATCTCGTCTTTTTTGCCCTGCCTGAATATAACTGGACGGCACCTCCGCAAGCCACTAATACCATTCACCAGCTCGGCGGCCCCGCTTTCAAGCACTTGTTCGAAAACAAAGTTTTTGCCATGGTGGGCGTATCGACCGGGCGCGGTGGCCGCCAGCCAGCGCTGGATATGACAACGGTCGTCAGCAAAATCATCAGCTTTACGAATAGCTATTCGATTGTATCACCGAAGCTGTATGAATCGCACGAAACCGAACAAAACCTCGACGAAAATGGTCAGTTCAAAGGTCATGCGGTCTATGAGCACACGGCAAAGGCCTTTGCCGACTACACCCTGAACGTGGCCCAGCGGTGGTTACAGCCCAATCTGGTAGAAGCAAAATAG
- a CDS encoding crotonase/enoyl-CoA hydratase family protein, whose product MEQTYHSLSVERTDGVMTVSLLGPGKGNAMGPEFWEELPRAMDEIESMTDVRCILFRGSGDHFSYGLDLPQMMPRIGALLNGTLPEQQRAELVATIRQMQSGFQKMYASAKPVIAAVHGWCIGGGVNMIAAADIRLCSRNAKFSLREAKLAMTPDIGGLQWLPAIIGQGFTREMAFTGADYDAAFAERIGLVNHVYDTPEALFEAAQTLARQIADNSASAVQGVKKVLNYGLSKTIEEGLQYVADWNSTQLQSEDFDEAMQATLERRKAEFNKKKNRGY is encoded by the coding sequence ATGGAACAGACCTATCACTCGTTATCAGTTGAGCGGACCGACGGCGTCATGACCGTTTCGCTGCTCGGCCCCGGCAAGGGAAATGCCATGGGGCCAGAATTCTGGGAGGAACTTCCCCGGGCTATGGACGAAATTGAGTCGATGACCGATGTGCGCTGTATACTGTTTCGGGGCAGCGGTGACCACTTCAGTTATGGACTGGACCTTCCGCAGATGATGCCCCGGATTGGCGCTCTGCTGAACGGAACATTACCGGAGCAGCAGCGAGCTGAACTCGTGGCAACAATCCGGCAGATGCAGTCCGGCTTTCAGAAGATGTATGCGTCAGCAAAGCCGGTCATTGCGGCTGTGCACGGCTGGTGCATTGGGGGAGGGGTCAACATGATCGCAGCCGCCGACATCCGCCTATGTTCACGTAACGCTAAATTTAGCCTGCGCGAGGCTAAACTCGCCATGACCCCCGATATCGGCGGACTGCAATGGTTACCCGCCATCATTGGGCAGGGCTTCACCCGCGAGATGGCCTTCACCGGCGCCGATTACGATGCCGCTTTTGCCGAACGGATTGGCCTAGTTAATCACGTGTACGATACGCCGGAAGCCTTATTCGAAGCCGCGCAGACGCTGGCTCGTCAGATCGCCGACAATTCGGCCTCAGCCGTACAGGGCGTAAAGAAGGTGCTGAATTATGGCCTGAGCAAGACTATCGAAGAAGGGCTGCAGTACGTGGCCGACTGGAATTCAACCCAGCTACAGTCCGAAGATTTCGACGAAGCCATGCAGGCTACGCTCGAACGGCGAAAAGCTGAATTCAACAAAAAGAAAAACCGAGGTTATTAA
- a CDS encoding GNAT family N-acetyltransferase has product MTIRPATHSDLPSLLTLLRHVVPLMHQAGNFQWDDHYPNETVFSQDIDKQQLWVADIDGELAGVAALTEDQEPEYAQVGFDLSQRAIVTHRLAVDPAFQGQGVAAALLTQAEQLAQQRGIRFLRIDTNSENQVTQRLFPKMGYQYAGEITLGFRPGLRFLAYEKRL; this is encoded by the coding sequence ATGACAATCCGTCCCGCTACCCATTCCGATTTACCTAGTTTATTGACCCTCCTCCGGCACGTCGTTCCCCTGATGCACCAGGCCGGTAATTTTCAGTGGGACGACCATTATCCGAATGAAACCGTTTTTAGCCAGGATATTGATAAACAGCAGCTTTGGGTGGCTGACATAGACGGTGAACTGGCGGGCGTTGCGGCCCTGACCGAAGATCAGGAACCTGAATACGCGCAGGTCGGCTTCGACCTCAGCCAGCGGGCTATCGTGACGCACCGGCTGGCCGTTGATCCGGCATTTCAGGGGCAAGGGGTGGCCGCGGCTCTGCTGACTCAGGCCGAGCAGTTGGCCCAACAGCGCGGCATCCGGTTTCTGCGCATCGACACCAACTCTGAGAACCAGGTTACCCAGCGGCTTTTCCCGAAAATGGGTTACCAGTACGCCGGTGAAATTACCCTGGGCTTCCGGCCGGGGCTGCGCTTCCTGGCCTATGAAAAGCGGTTATGA
- a CDS encoding trans-sulfuration enzyme family protein, whose protein sequence is MHFDTLALRATHQTDPTTGAVVPPIHLSTTFARNEANELPADYLYTRTSNPTREALEQALAKLEGGAVGMAFSSGQAATMTLFQALRPGDHVLLATQAYYGTPALLEQVFHPWGLTYSRVDMSDLDAVQSSIHENTRMVWCETPSNPMLTITDLLTVSRLAHDADAICVCDNTWATPVLQRPLDLNCDVVMHSTTKYFSGHSDVLGGALIFKRNNAFTERVRSLQGHLGAVPSPFDCWLVSRGIKTLGVRMRAQMATAQAVAEFLDGHPAVEQVHYPGLPNHPDRALIHQQMNGPGAMLSVQVRGGANEAIRFIGKLRLFTRATSLGGVESLIEHRASVEGHNSTTPQNLLRVSIGLEHAEDLIADLAQALV, encoded by the coding sequence ATGCATTTCGATACCCTTGCGCTCCGCGCTACGCACCAGACCGACCCGACCACTGGAGCGGTTGTGCCGCCCATCCACCTTTCAACAACCTTCGCTCGGAATGAAGCCAACGAACTGCCGGCTGATTATTTGTATACCCGCACCAGCAATCCGACCCGCGAAGCACTCGAACAGGCGCTCGCAAAGCTTGAAGGCGGAGCCGTGGGCATGGCTTTCAGCTCGGGACAGGCCGCTACAATGACGCTGTTCCAGGCTCTGCGGCCGGGCGACCATGTGCTGCTGGCAACGCAGGCGTATTACGGTACACCAGCTCTGCTCGAACAGGTATTTCACCCGTGGGGGCTGACTTACAGCCGGGTGGACATGAGCGACCTCGACGCCGTTCAGTCGTCAATTCACGAAAACACGCGGATGGTGTGGTGCGAAACACCCTCCAACCCTATGCTCACCATCACCGACCTGCTGACGGTCTCGCGGCTGGCTCACGATGCCGATGCGATCTGCGTCTGCGATAACACCTGGGCCACGCCCGTGCTGCAACGTCCGCTCGATCTGAACTGCGATGTAGTCATGCATTCCACGACCAAATACTTCAGCGGCCATAGCGATGTGCTGGGCGGAGCCCTAATTTTCAAGCGAAACAATGCGTTTACGGAGCGCGTACGGTCTCTGCAGGGCCATCTGGGCGCCGTGCCGTCGCCGTTCGATTGCTGGCTAGTGAGCCGGGGCATCAAAACCCTGGGGGTTCGGATGCGGGCGCAGATGGCTACTGCGCAGGCCGTAGCGGAGTTTCTGGATGGCCACCCGGCCGTTGAACAAGTGCATTACCCGGGTTTGCCAAACCATCCAGACCGCGCGCTGATTCACCAGCAGATGAACGGGCCGGGCGCCATGCTCTCTGTGCAGGTACGGGGCGGAGCCAACGAAGCTATACGCTTCATAGGTAAGCTGAGATTATTTACGCGGGCCACCAGCCTTGGTGGCGTGGAAAGTCTGATCGAACACCGGGCCAGCGTAGAAGGTCATAACTCGACAACCCCTCAGAACCTGCTGCGCGTCTCGATTGGGCTCGAACACGCCGAAGATCTGATTGCCGACCTAGCGCAGGCACTAGTTTGA
- a CDS encoding SDR family oxidoreductase has translation MTTGMLRDDALKGKTIIVTGGGTGLGKSISRYLLQLGANVTICSRRQAVLDETATELMNETGGQVLAIQCDVRNPQEIENVISQTIERFGRIDGLLNNSAGNFISPTERLSYKAFDTIVDIVLRGTYYFTLAVGKYWIENKIPGTVLNISTTYATTGSGYVVPSAVAKGGALIMTKSLAAEWGKYGIRLNAIAPGPFPTKGAWDRLFPEPLINMMDPTGRIPLKRVGEHGELANLAAFLLSDYSGFITGESITIDGGEVLMAGEFNHLENVTPEQWDMIGAAIKQANRASKKEGQENKPD, from the coding sequence ATGACCACAGGAATGCTGCGCGATGATGCGCTGAAAGGAAAAACGATTATTGTAACGGGGGGCGGCACGGGGTTGGGCAAGTCCATTAGCCGGTATCTGCTCCAGCTGGGGGCTAACGTTACGATCTGCAGCCGCCGTCAGGCCGTGCTCGATGAAACCGCCACCGAACTGATGAACGAAACGGGCGGGCAGGTTCTGGCCATTCAGTGCGACGTTCGGAATCCGCAGGAGATAGAGAACGTAATCAGCCAGACGATTGAGCGATTTGGCCGGATAGACGGCCTGCTCAATAACTCGGCCGGAAACTTCATCAGTCCAACGGAACGGCTGTCCTATAAGGCGTTCGACACGATTGTTGATATCGTGCTGCGGGGGACCTATTACTTCACGCTGGCGGTGGGCAAATACTGGATCGAGAACAAAATTCCCGGTACGGTGCTGAATATCTCGACGACCTACGCCACGACCGGCTCAGGGTATGTGGTGCCCAGTGCCGTTGCCAAAGGGGGGGCGCTCATTATGACCAAATCGCTGGCGGCCGAGTGGGGAAAATACGGCATCCGGCTCAACGCTATTGCGCCCGGTCCGTTTCCAACCAAAGGGGCGTGGGACCGGCTCTTTCCCGAACCGCTGATCAACATGATGGACCCTACGGGTCGTATTCCGCTCAAACGCGTTGGGGAACACGGCGAACTGGCAAATCTGGCGGCTTTTCTACTGTCGGATTATTCCGGTTTTATCACCGGCGAAAGCATCACCATCGACGGAGGTGAGGTGCTGATGGCCGGTGAGTTTAATCACCTGGAAAACGTAACGCCTGAGCAGTGGGACATGATTGGCGCGGCTATCAAGCAGGCCAACCGCGCCAGCAAGAAAGAAGGGCAGGAGAACAAACCCGACTGA